The following are from one region of the Quercus robur chromosome 1, dhQueRobu3.1, whole genome shotgun sequence genome:
- the LOC126732143 gene encoding transcription factor MYB59 isoform X2 has protein sequence MKIVQEGIRKGPWTEQEDFKLNCFVGLFGDRRWDFIAKVSGLNRTGKSCRLRWVNYLHPGLKRGKMTPQEERLVLELHSKWGNRWSRIARKLPGRTDNEIKNYWRTHMRKKAQEEKRAMSPSSSSSNCSSSSPSNPTVESLPVTETGEKNFYDSGGLDIKASAEKPVEEEQGGEKGYSMDEIWKDIENTLIPGDDGYTEEGSSFPCPTLDFPTWDQYHSESPWTMAEESKMFLPTSDFFPCSDFGTAYLTG, from the exons atgaaaatagTGCAAGAGGGAATCCGAAAAGGTCCATGGACAGAACAGGAGGACTTCAAATTGAACTGCTTTGTGGGATTGTTCGGTGATCGACGATGGGATTTTATAGCTAAGGTTTCAG GTTTGAACAGAACAGGAAAGAGTTGCAGGTTACGCTGGGTTAATTACCTACACCCTGGTCTCAAACGAGGTAAGATGACACCCCAAGAAGAGCGCCTTGTGCTGGAACTTCACTCCAAATGGGGAAACAG ATGGTCAAGAATTGCCCGCAAATTACCAGGGCGTACAGATAACGAGATTAAGAATTATTGGAGAACTCATATGAGGAAAAAGGCTCAAGAGGAAAAACGGGCTATGTCTccctcatcatcatcttctaaTTGCTCTTCCTCATCACCAAGCAATCCTACTGTGGAATCATTGCCCGTCACAGAGACTGGAGAGAAGAACTTTTATGATTCAGGGGGCCTTGACATAAAAGCTTCAGCAGAAAAGCCGGTTGAAGAAGAGCAAgggggtgaaaaggggtactcaatGGATGAAATATGGAAAGACATTGAGAACACCTTAATTCCAGGTGATGATGGCTATACTGAAGAAGGTAGCAGTTTTCCTTGTCCTACTTTGGATTTTCCAACATGGGATCAATACCATTCGGAATCACCATGGACCATGGCTGAAGAGAGTAAGATGTTTCTCCCCACGAGTGATTTTTTTCCCTGTTCTGATTTTGGGACAGCATATCTAACTGGCTAA
- the LOC126732143 gene encoding transcription factor MYB48 isoform X1: protein MTPQEERLVLELHSKWGNRWSRIARKLPGRTDNEIKNYWRTHMRKKAQEEKRAMSPSSSSSNCSSSSPSNPTVESLPVTETGEKNFYDSGGLDIKASAEKPVEEEQGGEKGYSMDEIWKDIENTLIPGDDGYTEEGSSFPCPTLDFPTWDQYHSESPWTMAEESKMFLPTSDFFPCSDFGTAYLTG from the exons ATGACACCCCAAGAAGAGCGCCTTGTGCTGGAACTTCACTCCAAATGGGGAAACAG ATGGTCAAGAATTGCCCGCAAATTACCAGGGCGTACAGATAACGAGATTAAGAATTATTGGAGAACTCATATGAGGAAAAAGGCTCAAGAGGAAAAACGGGCTATGTCTccctcatcatcatcttctaaTTGCTCTTCCTCATCACCAAGCAATCCTACTGTGGAATCATTGCCCGTCACAGAGACTGGAGAGAAGAACTTTTATGATTCAGGGGGCCTTGACATAAAAGCTTCAGCAGAAAAGCCGGTTGAAGAAGAGCAAgggggtgaaaaggggtactcaatGGATGAAATATGGAAAGACATTGAGAACACCTTAATTCCAGGTGATGATGGCTATACTGAAGAAGGTAGCAGTTTTCCTTGTCCTACTTTGGATTTTCCAACATGGGATCAATACCATTCGGAATCACCATGGACCATGGCTGAAGAGAGTAAGATGTTTCTCCCCACGAGTGATTTTTTTCCCTGTTCTGATTTTGGGACAGCATATCTAACTGGCTAA